In Carya illinoinensis cultivar Pawnee chromosome 9, C.illinoinensisPawnee_v1, whole genome shotgun sequence, the following are encoded in one genomic region:
- the LOC122276128 gene encoding uncharacterized protein LOC122276128: protein MDSTNSATSPRSVINLSDYASSPSYLHPNDNPGALLVSEIFSGDNYIAWSRSITMALTVKNKVAFINGSIAATPADQLVLHSAWLRVNNLEREGRGYCDSSHHNGIESHFKRHNVAPKLSEEERATRRYEMQVDVELHEEQRWKRLRKAEEDDG, encoded by the exons ATGGATTCTACCAATTCTGCCACTTCTCCTCGCTCTGTCATAAATCTCTCAGATTATGCCTCTAGTCCTTCTTATCTACATCCAAATGACAATCCTGGTGCCCTCCTCGTTTCAGAAATTTTTTCTGGAGATAATTACATTGCATGGAGTCGATCAATCACCATGGCATTGACTGTCAAGAACAAGGTGGCATTCATTAATGGTTCGATTGCTGCTACTCCTGCTGATCAACTTGTTCTTCATAGTGCTTGGCTGCGTGTTAACAATTTG gaaagagaaggcAGAGGGTATTGTGATTCAAGTCATCACAATGGGATTGAGTCACACTTCAAGCGTCACAATGTTGCTCCCAAACTTTCAGAGGAAGAGCGGGCTACTAGGCGGTATGAGATGCAAGTGGATGTTGAACTGCATGAAGAGCAAAGATGGAAACGTTTGAGGAAGGCTGAGGAGGACGATGGGTGA